The Lysobacter capsici genome has a segment encoding these proteins:
- a CDS encoding FliI/YscN family ATPase, whose amino-acid sequence MNALTARAQAHIQLAPMGRRLGRIVSFNGLVIEALGPEAHLGELCEIESAAPGPRVMAEVVGFRDERVLLMPYGHVGAISTESHIRATGQPVTVPVGEAMLGRVIGAFGNPLDDHGPITYSDAYPLYREPINPMARAPIDSALDTGVRAIDTLLTLGAGQRVGVFAGSGVGKSTLLGMLARQVRSDVTVLALVGERGREVGEFLTHALGAEGLKRSVVVAATSDEPALLRAHAAHAAHAIAEYFRDQGRSVLLIVDSMTRFAMAQREIGLAIGEPPTFRGYTPSVFSQLPKLLERCGRLRGGGSISGIYSVLVEGDDMNEPVTDHMRAILDGHIVLTRDLAARGHHPAIDLLQSTSRLMSQVASESEQAIARDARKQIAAYAASRDLIELGAHQRGANPALDRAVDLKPALDRIMQQTPLEATARAEAYRQLAVAIKHEDGAA is encoded by the coding sequence ATGAACGCTTTGACGGCGCGCGCCCAGGCCCATATTCAACTTGCGCCGATGGGACGCAGGCTGGGCCGCATCGTCTCGTTCAACGGTCTGGTGATCGAAGCGCTCGGGCCCGAAGCGCACCTGGGCGAATTGTGCGAGATCGAATCGGCCGCGCCGGGTCCGCGGGTGATGGCCGAAGTGGTCGGCTTCCGCGACGAGCGCGTGCTGTTGATGCCGTACGGCCATGTCGGCGCGATCTCCACCGAAAGCCATATCCGCGCGACCGGTCAGCCGGTCACCGTGCCGGTCGGCGAAGCCATGCTCGGCCGGGTGATCGGTGCGTTCGGCAATCCGCTCGACGATCACGGCCCGATCACGTACTCCGATGCGTACCCGCTTTACCGCGAACCGATCAATCCGATGGCGCGCGCGCCGATCGACAGCGCGCTGGACACCGGCGTGCGCGCGATCGACACCTTGCTGACCCTCGGCGCCGGCCAGCGCGTGGGCGTGTTCGCCGGCAGCGGCGTGGGCAAGAGCACCTTGCTCGGCATGCTCGCGCGCCAGGTGCGCAGCGACGTGACCGTGTTGGCGCTGGTCGGCGAACGCGGCCGCGAAGTCGGCGAATTCCTGACCCACGCGCTCGGCGCCGAAGGCCTCAAGCGTTCGGTGGTGGTGGCGGCGACCTCCGACGAACCGGCGCTGCTGCGCGCGCATGCCGCCCACGCCGCGCACGCGATCGCCGAATACTTCCGCGACCAGGGCCGCTCGGTGCTGCTGATCGTCGATTCGATGACCCGCTTCGCCATGGCCCAGCGCGAGATCGGCCTGGCGATCGGCGAGCCGCCGACCTTTCGTGGCTACACCCCGTCGGTGTTCAGCCAATTGCCGAAATTGCTCGAACGTTGCGGGCGTTTGCGCGGCGGCGGTTCGATCTCGGGCATCTACAGCGTGCTGGTCGAAGGCGACGACATGAACGAGCCGGTCACCGATCACATGCGCGCGATTCTCGACGGCCATATCGTGTTGACCCGCGACCTGGCCGCGCGCGGCCACCATCCGGCGATCGACCTGCTGCAAAGCACCAGCCGCCTGATGAGTCAGGTCGCCAGCGAATCCGAACAGGCCATCGCCCGCGATGCGCGCAAGCAGATCGCCGCCTATGCCGCATCGCGCGATCTGATCGAACTGGGCGCGCATCAGCGCGGGGCCAATCCGGCGCTGGATCGCGCGGTCGACCTCAAGCCGGCGCTGGACCGGATCATGCAGCAGACCCCGCTCGAAGCGACCGCGCGCGCCGAGGCCTATCGCCAGCTCGCCGTCGCGATCAAGCACGAAGACGGCGCGGCATGA
- the fliP gene encoding flagellar type III secretion system pore protein FliP (The bacterial flagellar biogenesis protein FliP forms a type III secretion system (T3SS)-type pore required for flagellar assembly.): MAASLLFAGAAVAAGATAPSDLVGEALKQDYSPAIRNLIALTALSLLPVALIAMTSFTRIVIVLSLLRHALGLPQTPPNAVVVTLSICLTYFSMAPVLDKVNDSALQPYMAEQIGSGEAVRRGLLPMREFMVGQTRESDLTAVLEMARVPAPKTIDDIRFRHLLPAFLLSELKTAFQIGFVIFLPFLLIDLVVGAVLMALGMIMVPPATISLPLKILLFVLIDGWVLVSRALLSSYWT; encoded by the coding sequence ATGGCCGCAAGCTTATTGTTCGCCGGCGCCGCCGTGGCCGCGGGCGCGACCGCGCCGAGCGACTTGGTGGGCGAAGCGCTCAAGCAGGACTATTCGCCGGCGATCCGCAATCTGATCGCGCTGACCGCGTTGTCGCTGTTGCCGGTGGCGCTGATCGCGATGACCTCGTTCACCCGCATCGTGATCGTGCTGTCGCTGCTGCGTCACGCCCTGGGCCTGCCGCAGACGCCGCCGAACGCGGTGGTGGTGACCTTGTCGATCTGCCTGACCTATTTCTCGATGGCGCCGGTGCTCGACAAGGTCAACGACAGCGCGCTGCAACCCTACATGGCCGAGCAGATCGGCAGCGGCGAAGCGGTGCGTCGTGGCCTGCTGCCGATGCGCGAGTTCATGGTCGGCCAGACCCGCGAATCGGACCTGACCGCGGTGCTGGAAATGGCCCGCGTGCCGGCGCCGAAGACCATCGACGACATCCGCTTCCGCCATCTGCTGCCGGCGTTTCTGCTCAGCGAGCTCAAGACCGCGTTCCAGATCGGCTTTGTGATTTTCCTGCCGTTTCTGTTGATCGACCTGGTGGTGGGCGCGGTGCTGATGGCCTTGGGCATGATCATGGTGCCGCCGGCGACGATCAGCCTGCCGCTGAAGATATTGCTGTTCGTCTTGATCGATGGTTGGGTGCTGGTGTCCAGGGCCTTGTTGAGCAGTTACTGGACGTGA
- the fliF gene encoding flagellar basal-body MS-ring/collar protein FliF — MNPKSYFVSLSPAARVSLIVGVLAIVALTAGMLWWLMAPRQQLLFGKLREADTAEIVQSLNEWKVPHQIIDGGTGITVAADSVYETRMRLLSAGVPRGGHVGFELFDDADFGVTEFAQRVNYQRALQGEIERTVASLPGVQTARVHLTIRRPGMFVGDRESSKASVAVAMNPGETLARPQVQGIRSLVASAVEGLAVADVSVLDSNGTLLAGGADGGRGAIALDERSDEEARLEDRIRLRVVELLGQVLNNEEFKVSVDASLNFDAVREVSERPIAQGDDGNGLLARKRINSSQAPDAAGRSQSQEESEYVHGMSREEISRAPGRVERLSVAVILPQHLDEQEVARIHSLISAAAGIDTNRGDRLEVSRLPSGKVRATPPAVAALTAPQPADRVALAAPHGNLIANRSLQLQPWMPWALAGAVGLLLGAIFAFAAQRKPRKLSAEEREAVLAKLRGWLSEGQMPVEHRIVASKTP; from the coding sequence ATGAATCCCAAAAGCTATTTCGTTTCCCTGTCCCCGGCCGCGCGGGTGAGCCTGATCGTCGGCGTGCTGGCGATCGTGGCGCTGACCGCCGGCATGCTGTGGTGGCTGATGGCGCCGCGCCAGCAACTGCTGTTCGGCAAGCTGCGCGAAGCCGACACCGCCGAGATCGTGCAGTCGCTCAACGAGTGGAAGGTCCCGCATCAGATCATCGACGGCGGCACCGGCATCACCGTCGCCGCCGACAGCGTGTACGAAACCCGCATGCGCCTGCTGTCGGCCGGCGTGCCGCGCGGCGGCCATGTCGGTTTCGAGCTGTTCGACGATGCCGATTTCGGCGTCACCGAGTTCGCCCAGCGGGTCAATTACCAGCGCGCGCTGCAGGGCGAGATCGAACGCACCGTGGCTTCGCTGCCGGGCGTGCAGACCGCGCGCGTGCATCTGACCATCCGTCGTCCGGGCATGTTCGTCGGCGATCGCGAAAGCTCCAAGGCCTCGGTCGCGGTGGCGATGAATCCCGGCGAGACCCTGGCGCGACCGCAGGTGCAGGGCATCCGCAGCCTGGTCGCCTCGGCGGTGGAAGGGCTGGCCGTGGCCGACGTGTCGGTGCTCGATTCCAACGGCACCTTGCTGGCCGGCGGCGCCGACGGCGGGCGCGGCGCGATCGCGCTGGACGAACGCTCCGACGAGGAAGCGCGGCTGGAAGACCGCATCCGTCTGCGCGTGGTCGAACTGCTCGGCCAGGTGCTCAACAACGAGGAGTTCAAGGTCTCGGTCGATGCGAGCCTGAACTTCGACGCGGTGCGCGAGGTCAGCGAGCGTCCGATCGCGCAGGGCGACGACGGCAACGGCCTGCTCGCGCGCAAGCGGATCAATTCCAGCCAGGCGCCCGACGCCGCCGGCCGCAGTCAGAGCCAGGAAGAATCCGAGTACGTGCACGGCATGTCGCGCGAGGAGATTTCGCGCGCGCCGGGCCGGGTCGAGCGTTTGTCTGTCGCGGTGATCCTGCCGCAGCACCTGGACGAGCAGGAGGTCGCGCGGATCCATTCGCTGATCTCGGCCGCGGCCGGCATCGACACCAATCGCGGCGACCGCCTGGAAGTCTCGCGCCTGCCGAGCGGCAAGGTCCGCGCGACGCCGCCCGCAGTGGCCGCGTTGACCGCGCCGCAACCCGCCGATCGCGTCGCGCTCGCCGCGCCGCACGGCAATCTGATCGCCAACCGCTCGTTGCAACTGCAGCCGTGGATGCCGTGGGCGCTGGCCGGCGCGGTCGGCCTGCTGCTCGGCGCGATCTTCGCCTTCGCCGCGCAGCGCAAGCCGCGCAAGCTCAGCGCCGAAGAACGCGAAGCGGTGCTGGCCAAGCTGCGCGGCTGGCTGTCGGAAGGGCAGATGCCGGTCGAGCATCGCATCGTCGCGAGCAAAACCCCATGA
- a CDS encoding flagellar basal body rod protein FlgC, whose translation MAIESILDAARAGMQYERLRLDASSRNIAAANVPVAAGHGATRLSVGAPGLNGAAGGFAAAVSEQPTGLREVNDPAHPMADKDGMVHYPATDMVGEMTTLMTASRGYEANVRSFNLLRGMMLRALEIGAK comes from the coding sequence ATGGCCATCGAATCGATCCTCGACGCCGCGCGCGCGGGCATGCAGTACGAACGCCTGCGCCTGGATGCGTCCAGCCGCAACATCGCCGCGGCCAACGTGCCGGTCGCCGCCGGCCACGGCGCGACCCGCTTGAGCGTCGGCGCGCCCGGATTGAACGGAGCGGCCGGCGGTTTCGCCGCCGCGGTGTCCGAACAGCCCACCGGCCTGCGCGAAGTCAACGACCCGGCGCATCCGATGGCCGACAAGGACGGCATGGTCCATTACCCGGCCACCGACATGGTCGGCGAAATGACCACGCTGATGACCGCCAGCCGCGGCTACGAAGCCAACGTGCGTTCGTTCAACCTGCTGCGCGGCATGATGCTGCGCGCGCTCGAAATAGGAGCCAAGTGA
- a CDS encoding FliH/SctL family protein: MERIPASHGRIVDLSTLLQPAAAPNTAPSQPRPDPAAELERERKAVLERAEAEGLKRGLQRADEQILASQQKAEARIEQAHAAQTRKLDNANAQLAALLKAWPAAADELDQRLETLSLDIAFACVTRLLGEIGADGELMKRLCRQALSEYRQRPVTVRVAAADVEAVSELASDAEVRVIADARLSPGQCRLETHKGLYDTSLEVRLDALKQALLRSVDGGDADA; this comes from the coding sequence ATGGAGCGCATTCCCGCCAGCCACGGGCGCATCGTCGACTTGTCGACCTTGTTGCAGCCGGCCGCGGCGCCGAACACGGCGCCGTCGCAGCCGCGCCCGGATCCGGCCGCCGAACTCGAACGCGAACGCAAGGCGGTGCTGGAGCGCGCCGAAGCCGAAGGGCTCAAGCGCGGCCTGCAGCGCGCCGACGAACAGATCCTCGCCAGCCAGCAGAAGGCCGAGGCGCGGATCGAACAGGCGCATGCCGCGCAGACGCGCAAGCTGGATAACGCCAATGCACAACTCGCCGCCTTGCTGAAGGCCTGGCCGGCGGCCGCGGACGAACTCGACCAGCGCCTGGAAACCCTGTCGCTGGATATCGCGTTCGCCTGCGTGACCCGTCTGCTCGGCGAAATCGGCGCCGACGGCGAACTGATGAAGCGCTTGTGTCGTCAGGCCTTGAGCGAATACCGCCAGCGCCCGGTGACCGTGCGCGTGGCCGCGGCCGATGTCGAAGCGGTCAGCGAACTCGCGTCCGATGCCGAGGTGCGGGTGATCGCCGATGCGCGCCTGAGCCCCGGACAGTGCCGCCTGGAAACCCACAAGGGCCTGTACGACACCAGCCTGGAAGTGCGGCTGGACGCGTTGAAGCAGGCGCTGCTGCGCAGCGTCGACGGCGGAGACGCCGACGCATGA
- the flgF gene encoding flagellar basal-body rod protein FlgF, with protein sequence MFQALFNSLSGLFSFSRGLNTISNNVSNMNTPGFRGSDAFFENVRGGLGSRISGEGMRTEPGDIRQTGNATDMAVDGEGYFILRDRSGELHYTRAGQFRFNEKGVLVDTVSDYEVMGYDGDGNLAAIDLTPMRTLPPELTSKVNFKGTLTPSMTTPYTITSIDVFDSNGTARRLSAVFTRTSANNMPAEFNVVIKDSTDATIATHTLKFDTLGTPTRETNEFTAQFAFGGATPQPVTFNFGTPGGFDGIYSFSGGSVNVTATVADGHAILGYNDVAFDEKGVLQLSYSAKEKRQGPRLALASLPNESSLKLDGGRLVSGPSVQDKELGRPGESRYGRIVGRSLELSNIDLTREFADMIIIQRGYQASSRVMTVSNEMIEQLYNSTRGS encoded by the coding sequence ATGTTCCAAGCCTTGTTCAACAGCCTGTCGGGACTATTCAGTTTCTCGCGCGGGCTCAACACGATCAGCAACAACGTGTCCAACATGAACACGCCCGGGTTCCGCGGCAGCGATGCGTTCTTCGAGAACGTGCGCGGCGGTCTGGGCTCGCGCATCAGCGGCGAGGGCATGCGCACCGAACCGGGCGACATCCGCCAGACCGGCAACGCCACCGACATGGCGGTCGACGGCGAGGGCTATTTCATTCTTCGCGATCGCAGCGGCGAGTTGCACTACACCCGCGCCGGTCAGTTCCGTTTCAACGAGAAGGGCGTGCTGGTCGACACAGTGTCGGATTACGAGGTGATGGGCTACGACGGCGACGGCAACCTGGCCGCGATCGATCTCACCCCGATGCGCACCTTGCCGCCGGAGCTGACCAGCAAGGTCAACTTCAAGGGCACGCTGACCCCGAGCATGACCACGCCGTACACGATCACCTCGATCGACGTGTTCGATTCCAACGGCACCGCGCGGCGCCTGTCGGCGGTGTTCACCCGCACCAGCGCCAACAACATGCCGGCCGAGTTCAACGTGGTGATCAAGGATTCCACCGACGCCACTATCGCCACGCATACCTTGAAGTTCGATACGCTCGGCACGCCGACCCGCGAGACCAACGAGTTCACCGCGCAGTTCGCCTTCGGCGGCGCCACGCCGCAGCCGGTGACGTTCAACTTCGGCACGCCTGGCGGCTTCGACGGCATTTACTCGTTCAGCGGCGGCAGCGTCAACGTCACCGCGACGGTCGCCGACGGTCACGCCATCCTCGGTTACAACGACGTGGCCTTCGACGAGAAGGGCGTGTTGCAGCTGTCGTATTCGGCCAAGGAAAAGCGCCAGGGCCCGCGTCTGGCGCTGGCCTCGCTGCCTAACGAAAGCTCGCTCAAGCTCGACGGCGGCCGCCTGGTGTCGGGGCCGAGCGTGCAGGACAAGGAACTCGGCCGTCCCGGCGAATCGCGTTACGGCCGCATCGTCGGGCGCAGCCTGGAACTGTCCAACATCGACCTGACCCGCGAGTTCGCCGACATGATCATCATCCAGCGCGGCTATCAGGCCAGCTCGCGGGTGATGACCGTGAGCAACGAGATGATCGAGCAGCTCTACAACAGCACGAGGGGCAGCTGA
- a CDS encoding FliM/FliN family flagellar motor switch protein has protein sequence MKNSAAAEVIPADKTTLDLRDAGARQDIGLIGHVQVSLAAQVGTINLSVERLFGLKAGDVIDMNEALEAPITLMLNGRAVARAELLAVDDHFGVRILELA, from the coding sequence ATGAAGAACAGTGCAGCCGCCGAAGTCATCCCGGCCGACAAGACCACCCTCGATCTGCGCGACGCCGGCGCGCGCCAGGACATCGGCCTGATCGGCCACGTGCAGGTTTCGCTGGCCGCCCAGGTCGGCACGATCAATCTGTCGGTCGAGCGTCTGTTCGGCCTCAAGGCCGGCGACGTGATCGACATGAACGAAGCGCTGGAAGCGCCGATCACCTTGATGCTCAACGGCCGCGCGGTCGCGCGCGCCGAGCTGCTCGCGGTGGACGACCACTTCGGCGTGCGGATCCTGGAACTGGCGTGA
- a CDS encoding universal stress protein — protein sequence MFKEFLVPLLMGDIPSPVLQTACAMAKAWRGRVVALVGVSQVAPIPEAWEYYPAGVYESMRECALATVESMAEAADARLRYDEVPYEIRRSESFWLTPSEITVEHARYADVTVLGMGANERDARHRVFAAVAAGSGRPVLCVPAFKALPTNFGHAVVAWKASREAARALRDALPWLVRMRSVDLLSVDETSSIAYPLDAFLPSYLERHGVQVKWVRRSAAHANVGRAIVDHASEYHAELIVAGAYSHSRLIEQILGGTTRHLSDHAPCPVLFSH from the coding sequence ATGTTCAAGGAGTTCCTCGTACCGCTGTTGATGGGCGACATTCCCTCGCCCGTGCTGCAAACCGCCTGCGCGATGGCCAAGGCCTGGCGCGGCAGGGTGGTCGCCCTGGTGGGCGTGAGCCAGGTCGCGCCGATTCCGGAGGCCTGGGAGTACTACCCCGCGGGCGTCTACGAAAGCATGCGCGAATGCGCGCTGGCCACCGTCGAAAGCATGGCCGAAGCCGCGGACGCGCGATTGCGTTACGACGAGGTGCCCTATGAGATTCGCCGCTCGGAATCCTTCTGGCTGACGCCCTCGGAGATCACCGTCGAACACGCTCGCTATGCCGACGTCACCGTGCTCGGCATGGGCGCGAACGAGCGCGACGCCCGCCACCGCGTGTTCGCGGCCGTCGCCGCGGGCTCCGGCCGACCGGTCCTGTGCGTGCCGGCCTTCAAGGCCCTGCCGACGAACTTCGGCCATGCGGTGGTGGCCTGGAAGGCCTCCCGGGAAGCGGCCAGGGCGCTGCGCGATGCCTTGCCCTGGCTGGTCCGCATGCGCTCGGTCGACCTGCTGAGCGTGGACGAAACCTCATCGATCGCGTACCCGCTGGATGCATTCTTGCCGAGCTATCTGGAGCGCCATGGGGTACAGGTCAAATGGGTTCGCAGATCCGCGGCGCATGCCAACGTCGGGCGCGCAATCGTCGATCATGCGAGCGAATATCACGCCGAATTGATCGTGGCCGGCGCCTACAGCCATTCCCGGCTGATCGAGCAGATCCTGGGCGGAACGACCCGCCACCTTTCGGACCACGCGCCTTGCCCGGTGCTGTTTTCGCATTAG
- a CDS encoding FliM/FliN family flagellar motor switch protein yields MAVLLPVRWHGASRLARLRSLLSARGGEWLREWSSDKAALELGLEPLDSGVGAGQWFATRASGGTVHACMASAAFDQLGRRLLGSNESDTLGLAEGVGRRAWSDLMRAWFAAASDADALSDAVAPSERALAARHGVVGLLVQVAGVRIALYLDAGVCDVLVPVDKPAAALALSKRGDAMTQAQVGLDVVLDLGMAEIGQAFDLRPGEIIRTAVKLDTALILRSATGAALARGQLIAQDGQRAIRISSISMQQGATS; encoded by the coding sequence ATGGCCGTGTTGTTGCCGGTGCGCTGGCATGGCGCGAGCCGCCTGGCGCGTCTGCGTTCGCTGCTGTCGGCGCGCGGCGGCGAATGGCTGCGCGAGTGGTCGAGCGACAAGGCCGCGCTGGAGTTAGGCCTGGAACCGCTCGACAGCGGCGTCGGCGCCGGCCAGTGGTTCGCCACGCGCGCCAGCGGCGGCACCGTGCATGCGTGCATGGCGTCGGCCGCGTTCGATCAACTGGGCCGGCGCCTGCTCGGCAGCAACGAATCCGACACGCTCGGTCTGGCCGAAGGCGTCGGCCGCCGCGCCTGGAGCGATCTGATGCGCGCCTGGTTCGCCGCCGCGTCCGACGCCGATGCGTTGAGCGACGCGGTCGCGCCGAGCGAACGCGCGCTCGCCGCGCGTCACGGCGTGGTCGGTCTGCTGGTGCAGGTGGCCGGCGTGCGCATCGCCTTGTACCTCGACGCCGGCGTCTGCGATGTGCTGGTGCCGGTCGACAAACCCGCCGCGGCGCTCGCGTTGAGCAAGCGCGGCGACGCGATGACCCAGGCGCAGGTTGGCCTGGACGTCGTGCTCGACTTGGGCATGGCCGAAATCGGCCAGGCCTTCGATCTGCGCCCGGGCGAAATCATTCGCACCGCGGTCAAGCTCGACACCGCATTGATCTTGCGTTCGGCGACCGGCGCGGCGCTCGCGCGCGGTCAGCTGATCGCCCAGGACGGCCAACGCGCCATTCGTATTTCCTCGATTTCCATGCAGCAAGGGGCAACCTCATGA
- the fliE gene encoding flagellar hook-basal body complex protein FliE, whose product MSVEAIGAIALSALAQPETIRTDAIAPTANAGIKGADFMNVMGAGLSRADQSLRSADTQLRALAAGQDIPIHEVMIAMEQARMDLTLVVEVRNRMLESYQELTRMQL is encoded by the coding sequence ATGAGCGTGGAAGCCATCGGTGCGATCGCGCTCAGCGCGCTCGCGCAACCCGAAACCATCCGCACCGACGCGATCGCGCCGACCGCGAACGCCGGCATCAAGGGCGCGGATTTCATGAACGTGATGGGCGCCGGCCTGAGCCGCGCCGACCAGAGCCTGCGCAGCGCCGACACCCAGTTGCGCGCGCTCGCCGCCGGTCAGGACATCCCGATCCACGAGGTGATGATCGCGATGGAACAAGCGCGCATGGACCTGACCCTGGTCGTCGAGGTCCGTAACCGGATGCTCGAGAGCTACCAGGAACTGACCCGCATGCAGTTGTGA
- a CDS encoding sigma-70 family RNA polymerase sigma factor, producing MEAATADGEDAELWQRYRGGSDDARDRLFLRHVGWARAIASQVHSRIRAYPVDRQDFIQNATIGLLDAMSRFNPERGVTFRVYAKPRVRGAVFNGLRAILGDRPPPRDEATIRERLQSLQDNGGQDTLESIVDSVVGLGLGFLLDEAGRHGGASDTRDGLAYVDRQQTEHRLSAALNNLPERLKLIIQTHYFHYVPFQDIAQSLGLTKGRVSQLHHAALTKLRESLRDMQ from the coding sequence ATGGAAGCGGCGACGGCCGACGGCGAGGACGCCGAACTGTGGCAGCGCTACCGCGGCGGCAGCGACGACGCGCGCGACCGGCTGTTCCTGCGTCACGTCGGCTGGGCCAGGGCGATCGCCTCGCAGGTCCACAGCCGCATACGCGCCTATCCGGTCGACCGTCAGGATTTCATCCAGAACGCGACCATCGGCCTGCTCGATGCGATGAGCCGCTTCAACCCCGAGCGCGGCGTGACCTTCCGCGTCTACGCCAAGCCGCGCGTGCGCGGCGCGGTGTTCAACGGCTTGCGCGCGATCCTCGGCGACCGCCCGCCGCCGCGCGATGAGGCCACCATCCGCGAACGCCTGCAGAGCCTGCAGGACAACGGCGGCCAGGACACGCTGGAAAGCATCGTCGACTCGGTGGTCGGCCTGGGCCTGGGCTTCCTGCTCGACGAAGCCGGCCGCCATGGCGGCGCCAGCGACACCCGCGACGGGCTGGCCTATGTCGACCGCCAGCAGACCGAGCATCGCCTGAGCGCCGCCCTGAACAACCTGCCCGAGCGGCTGAAGCTGATCATCCAGACCCACTATTTCCACTATGTCCCGTTCCAGGACATCGCCCAGAGCCTCGGCCTGACCAAGGGCCGGGTGTCGCAGCTGCACCACGCGGCCTTGACCAAGCTGCGCGAGAGTTTGCGGGATATGCAGTAG
- a CDS encoding flagellar hook assembly protein FlgD gives MAIDAIGSTPNPQNQVLTRQKSIDQEDFIKLFLAQLQFQDPLEPVDNREFLAQLAQFTSLEQSRQTSENTNELLSMNATSQALALIGRGVDVQGQAIPLTGSVTAVQFTENGPTLSVTDANKQVTTGIRLSQVTLVKQP, from the coding sequence ATGGCCATCGACGCCATCGGCAGCACGCCGAATCCGCAGAACCAGGTCCTGACCCGGCAGAAGAGCATCGACCAGGAAGATTTCATCAAGCTGTTCCTGGCTCAGCTGCAGTTTCAGGACCCGCTGGAACCGGTCGACAACCGCGAGTTCCTGGCTCAGCTGGCCCAATTCACCTCGCTGGAGCAATCGCGCCAGACCAGCGAGAACACCAACGAGCTGTTGTCGATGAACGCCACCAGCCAGGCCCTGGCGCTGATCGGCCGCGGCGTCGACGTGCAAGGTCAGGCGATCCCGCTGACCGGTTCGGTCACCGCGGTCCAGTTCACCGAAAACGGCCCGACCCTGAGCGTCACCGACGCCAACAAGCAGGTCACCACCGGCATCCGCCTGTCCCAGGTCACCCTGGTCAAGCAGCCCTAA
- the ssb gene encoding single-stranded DNA-binding protein, translating into MARGVNKVILVGNLGNDPETKYTQGGMAVTTLSLATTSVRKDKDGNQQERTEWHRVKLFGKLGEIAGEYLKKGRQVYIEGSIRYDKFTGQDGVEKYFTDIIADEMQMLGGGGEGGGGGAREGGGRSDFRGGGGGGGDRPARAAGGGGGNYGGNRDAGPPRREAPPAKSNDFGDDFADDDIPF; encoded by the coding sequence ATGGCACGCGGCGTCAACAAAGTCATCCTGGTCGGCAACCTCGGTAACGATCCGGAGACCAAATACACCCAGGGCGGCATGGCCGTGACCACCCTCAGCCTGGCGACCACCAGCGTCCGCAAGGACAAGGACGGCAATCAGCAGGAACGCACCGAGTGGCACCGGGTCAAGCTGTTCGGCAAGCTCGGCGAGATCGCCGGCGAGTACCTGAAGAAGGGCCGTCAGGTCTACATCGAAGGCTCGATCCGCTACGACAAGTTCACCGGTCAAGACGGCGTCGAAAAGTATTTCACCGACATCATCGCCGACGAGATGCAGATGCTCGGCGGCGGCGGTGAAGGCGGCGGTGGCGGCGCGCGCGAAGGCGGCGGCCGCAGCGACTTCCGCGGTGGCGGCGGTGGCGGTGGCGATCGCCCGGCGCGCGCGGCCGGCGGCGGTGGCGGCAACTACGGCGGCAATCGCGATGCCGGTCCGCCGCGCCGCGAAGCGCCCCCGGCCAAGTCGAACGACTTCGGCGACGACTTCGCCGACGACGATATTCCGTTCTGA